A single window of uncultured Methanospirillum sp. DNA harbors:
- a CDS encoding bifunctional precorrin-2 dehydrogenase/sirohydrochlorin ferrochelatase yields the protein MVDCAHKPVTIFGGGEVGERKARYFAGEADVTVYSRTFTPAFESLPVKQIRTAIPRVETEISDLIRGAFLVVTATSDPDLNQIIADRCRTDGILCNNATDPPADVTLPAKFSGERFTIAVSTQGGSPAVSRFIREQIEAAWPDLDQMIALEEELRKDLKMRQIPQARRREILTAVLHDAEAWKNLQNGTEDALTQVREKYLA from the coding sequence ATGGTTGACTGTGCTCACAAACCGGTGACCATCTTCGGAGGGGGAGAAGTGGGAGAACGCAAGGCCAGGTACTTTGCTGGTGAAGCTGATGTTACGGTCTACAGCCGAACGTTCACACCTGCATTCGAGTCACTCCCGGTGAAACAGATCAGAACCGCAATACCACGAGTTGAAACCGAAATTTCAGATCTCATCAGAGGCGCGTTCCTGGTTGTCACGGCGACCTCGGATCCTGATCTTAACCAGATTATAGCAGACAGATGCAGGACCGACGGGATACTCTGTAACAATGCAACCGATCCGCCTGCTGACGTCACACTCCCGGCAAAGTTCTCAGGCGAGAGGTTCACCATCGCAGTCAGTACTCAGGGAGGGAGTCCGGCAGTCTCCCGATTCATCCGTGAACAGATAGAGGCTGCCTGGCCTGATCTCGATCAGATGATCGCTCTGGAGGAAGAACTCAGAAAGGACCTGAAGATGCGCCAGATCCCACAGGCCCGACGCAGAGAAATTCTGACAGCAGTTCTTCATGATGCTGAAGCGTGGAAGAACCTTCAGAATGGAACAGAGGACGCACTCACACAGGTTAGGGAGAAGTACCTCGCATGA
- a CDS encoding DUF308 domain-containing protein, translating to MSKYQSMEFVWISSPQNQRSSGLVALIIGIIILLFAPFVTSLIGVVLSAVVLVISIGMIITGAMMRGAGFGLPLILLGILGLCLGITALVSPDLAVSVLGIFLGVWMFFLGAGQLLFASRLSADKLYYILALLGGTLTVIVGLFLLVSPVQGMQIMVFFLGCYLLVLGLLSIFRPRYTY from the coding sequence TTGAGTAAATATCAGTCCATGGAGTTTGTCTGGATCTCATCACCGCAGAATCAGCGTTCATCCGGTCTGGTTGCGCTGATCATAGGTATCATCATTCTTCTCTTTGCCCCGTTTGTCACCAGCCTCATCGGGGTGGTCCTTTCCGCGGTTGTGCTGGTGATCTCAATCGGTATGATCATTACAGGAGCGATGATGCGGGGTGCCGGGTTCGGGCTTCCCCTGATCCTTCTCGGGATACTTGGGCTTTGCCTTGGCATAACTGCACTCGTCTCTCCCGATCTTGCCGTGTCAGTACTGGGAATATTTCTAGGTGTCTGGATGTTCTTCCTTGGTGCCGGTCAGCTTCTGTTCGCCTCCCGGTTATCGGCAGATAAACTGTATTATATCCTTGCACTTCTTGGGGGAACCCTGACGGTGATTGTCGGTCTGTTCCTGCTCGTCTCACCGGTCCAGGGAATGCAGATCATGGTCTTCTTCCTTGGCTGCTACCTTCTGGTGCTTGGTCTGCTGAGCATCTTCAGACCCAGGTACACGTATTGA